One genomic segment of Calditrichota bacterium includes these proteins:
- the kynU gene encoding kynureninase: protein MLDAADALAAFRQEFHIPRGTSGRDVAYFCGNSLGLMPKAAQAAVEEVLTDWRDLAVRAHFEAQHPWMPYHEEATGSLARVVGALPVEVVAMNSLTTNLHLLMTSFYRPDGRRRKVLIEGDAFPSDRYAVASQVTMRGGDPERDIIRVAPRPGEATIRDDDLFAAIVAAGNELALVMLSGVHYLTGQAFPMAAVVSEAHRAGAVAGFDLAHAAGNLDLRLHDWDVDFAVWCNYKYLNAGPGAIGGAFVHERHSHAEMPRFAGWWGHDKATRFQMPDRFDPLAGAEGWQLSNPPILMLAALRASLDLFDRAGMERIRTKSVALTRELEVLLEKSGIRALSVITPHEPERRGAQLSLRLPGGRDVFERLAAADIICDWREPDIIRVAPVPLYNSFADVHRFVDQLRAAVR, encoded by the coding sequence ATGCTCGACGCCGCTGACGCGCTCGCGGCATTCCGGCAGGAGTTCCACATACCCCGCGGCACATCGGGCCGGGATGTCGCTTACTTCTGCGGCAATTCGCTCGGACTGATGCCGAAAGCGGCACAGGCGGCAGTCGAAGAGGTTCTGACCGACTGGCGCGACCTGGCCGTCCGGGCGCACTTCGAAGCGCAGCATCCCTGGATGCCTTATCACGAAGAGGCAACCGGGTCGCTTGCACGGGTAGTTGGCGCGCTGCCGGTCGAAGTCGTCGCTATGAACTCGCTTACGACGAACCTGCATCTCCTGATGACCTCGTTCTACCGGCCCGACGGACGGCGCCGCAAGGTGCTAATCGAAGGCGATGCGTTTCCTTCCGACCGGTATGCTGTTGCGTCACAGGTGACAATGCGCGGCGGCGATCCGGAGCGGGACATCATACGGGTGGCTCCCCGACCCGGTGAAGCGACGATCCGCGACGACGATCTGTTCGCGGCCATTGTGGCGGCCGGCAACGAGTTGGCGCTGGTGATGCTGAGCGGCGTTCATTATCTGACCGGGCAAGCCTTCCCGATGGCAGCGGTCGTCAGCGAAGCGCACCGCGCCGGAGCGGTCGCGGGATTCGACCTCGCTCACGCCGCCGGGAATCTCGACCTGCGACTGCACGATTGGGACGTCGATTTCGCCGTCTGGTGCAACTACAAGTATCTTAATGCCGGGCCCGGCGCCATCGGCGGCGCGTTCGTCCACGAGCGGCACAGCCATGCCGAAATGCCGCGCTTTGCCGGTTGGTGGGGGCACGACAAGGCAACGCGATTCCAGATGCCCGACCGGTTCGATCCACTGGCCGGCGCCGAGGGCTGGCAACTTTCGAATCCGCCAATCCTTATGTTGGCGGCGCTGCGAGCCTCGCTGGACCTCTTCGACCGGGCCGGTATGGAGCGCATAAGGACGAAGAGCGTCGCCTTGACGAGGGAACTTGAAGTGTTGCTTGAGAAGAGCGGCATTCGGGCCCTGTCGGTCATTACGCCGCATGAGCCGGAGCGCCGGGGGGCTCAGTTATCTCTCAGGCTGCCGGGAGGCCGCGACGTCTTCGAGCGCCTTGCGGCGGCCGACATCATTTGCGACTGGCGCGAACCGGACATAATCCGCGTCGCTCCGGTTCCGCTTTATAACAGTTTCGCCGACGTTCATCGCTTTGTGGATCAACTTAGGGCGGCAGTCCGATGA
- a CDS encoding FAD-dependent monooxygenase, whose product MSERIVHIVGAGPVGLVTAIFFAVRGFRVVVHERRPDPLAGGIPEGRSINLALSRRGLETLARAGLDKAILEIATPMRGRLMHNLTGDLTFQPYGRDLGESIHAVSRGELNRMILSAALKHSRVEVRFGERCVEASPEGLLTLAGPDGQETVVDADVVIGCDGSGSVVRRAISSLPNAVVRQEFIDYDYKELTIPAGPDGSYQMEKNALHIWPRGRFMLIALPNAEGSFTCTLFLAQQGDPGFSSLTTTATVAKFFRTYFPDTVELIPNLEGAFLAGPNGSLPKIDCWPWHIGDRLLLLGDAAHGIVPFLGQGLNCALESVALLFDILDRSGDDWAGAFDRFARERKVDTDAISVMAIENFVEMRDRVADPGFLLQKQVEHELERRFPHLFRSRYGQIQFTRVRYRDALEQGLRNDWFLGRLVGDSRGMDQIDWDEAKRQLETGF is encoded by the coding sequence ATGAGCGAACGAATAGTGCACATCGTCGGAGCCGGACCGGTCGGGCTCGTAACCGCTATATTCTTCGCGGTGCGAGGCTTTCGCGTCGTGGTGCATGAACGGCGCCCCGATCCGCTTGCCGGAGGCATTCCGGAAGGCCGTTCGATCAATCTCGCGCTCTCGCGGCGCGGTCTCGAGACGCTGGCTCGCGCGGGACTCGACAAAGCAATCCTTGAGATCGCCACGCCGATGCGGGGCCGATTGATGCACAATCTGACGGGCGACCTCACCTTTCAGCCTTATGGCCGGGACTTAGGCGAGTCGATTCACGCCGTTTCGCGCGGCGAACTGAATCGGATGATCCTGAGCGCAGCCCTTAAGCACTCCCGGGTCGAGGTGCGGTTCGGTGAAAGGTGCGTTGAGGCTTCGCCGGAAGGCCTTCTCACGCTGGCAGGTCCCGACGGACAGGAGACGGTCGTCGATGCGGATGTTGTCATCGGCTGCGATGGATCGGGATCGGTCGTGCGTCGGGCGATAAGTTCGCTGCCGAATGCGGTTGTCCGGCAGGAGTTCATCGACTATGACTACAAGGAACTGACCATCCCCGCCGGACCCGACGGGTCGTATCAGATGGAGAAGAACGCTCTTCACATCTGGCCGCGCGGACGGTTTATGCTGATTGCGCTGCCCAACGCCGAGGGCAGTTTCACCTGCACTCTCTTCCTGGCTCAACAGGGCGACCCGGGCTTCAGCAGTCTGACCACGACGGCTACCGTGGCGAAGTTCTTTCGGACTTACTTTCCCGACACGGTCGAGTTGATTCCCAATCTGGAGGGCGCCTTTCTCGCCGGGCCGAACGGGTCGCTGCCCAAGATCGACTGTTGGCCGTGGCACATCGGTGACCGGCTGCTTCTACTCGGCGATGCAGCTCATGGGATCGTCCCGTTCCTGGGGCAGGGGCTTAACTGCGCGCTCGAAAGCGTGGCTCTCCTTTTCGATATACTCGACCGCTCCGGGGATGACTGGGCCGGAGCATTCGACCGCTTTGCGCGCGAGCGCAAGGTTGACACCGACGCCATATCGGTGATGGCGATCGAGAATTTCGTTGAGATGCGCGACCGGGTAGCCGATCCGGGATTCTTGCTGCAAAAGCAGGTCGAGCACGAACTGGAAAGGCGCTTCCCGCATCTCTTTCGCAGCCGTTACGGGCAGATTCAGTTCACGCGGGTGCGTTATCGCGACGCCCTCGAACAGGGCCTTCGCAACGACTGGTTCCTCGGCCGGTTGGTCGGCGATTCCCGAGGAATGGATCAAATAGACTGGGACGAGGCGAAACGACAATTGGAGACCGGTTTTTGA
- the trpS gene encoding tryptophan--tRNA ligase: MHIGNYFGAVANWVRLQDEHECIYGVVDLHAMTMPFDPQMLRAQTRQMALDLLACGIDPERVILFIQSLVPEHTELYWIFNCLTPMGDLSRMTQFKEKSDQLEEQGGAFISAGLFGYPVLQAADITIYRAERVPVGRDQEQHLELAREIVRRFNGTFGEYFPEPGPLLTESPKVMSLADPVRKMSKSLGDRHYIGIFESEDQVRRKVKSAVTDVGGVVGAEPGPGVANMLQILRSCGKDNHAAELRRDHDAGTLKYVHLKSAVAEALVELTSALIARREALAAHPDRVEEIVQEGSKKARAIARETLDRVRDLTGLPPGHA, from the coding sequence ATGCACATCGGCAATTATTTCGGTGCAGTGGCGAACTGGGTGCGTCTGCAGGACGAGCACGAGTGTATCTACGGTGTCGTCGATCTGCACGCTATGACGATGCCGTTCGACCCACAGATGCTGCGTGCTCAGACCCGCCAGATGGCGCTCGACCTGCTCGCCTGCGGGATCGACCCGGAGCGGGTGATCCTGTTCATTCAGTCGCTGGTGCCGGAGCATACCGAACTCTACTGGATCTTCAACTGCCTTACGCCGATGGGCGACCTCTCGCGGATGACCCAGTTCAAGGAGAAGTCTGATCAACTTGAGGAACAGGGCGGAGCGTTCATCTCGGCGGGTCTGTTCGGCTATCCGGTGCTGCAGGCGGCGGACATCACTATCTACCGCGCCGAGCGCGTTCCGGTAGGCCGCGATCAGGAACAGCATCTCGAACTGGCGCGCGAGATCGTCCGCCGGTTCAACGGCACTTTCGGGGAATACTTCCCCGAGCCGGGGCCGCTGCTTACCGAGAGTCCAAAGGTCATGTCGCTCGCCGATCCGGTGAGGAAGATGTCGAAGAGCCTCGGCGACCGGCACTATATCGGCATCTTCGAGAGCGAGGATCAGGTCCGGCGGAAGGTGAAGAGCGCAGTTACCGATGTGGGCGGGGTGGTCGGCGCCGAGCCGGGACCGGGGGTTGCCAACATGCTGCAAATTCTCCGGTCGTGTGGCAAGGACAATCACGCCGCCGAACTGCGTCGCGATCACGATGCCGGCACCTTGAAATATGTCCACCTCAAGAGTGCAGTGGCGGAGGCGCTGGTCGAACTAACCTCCGCTCTGATCGCCCGTCGGGAGGCCTTGGCGGCACATCCGGATAGAGTCGAGGAGATCGTCCAGGAAGGCTCGAAGAAGGCGCGGGCGATAGCCCGTGAGACGCTGGATAGAGTGCGCGACCTGACCGGTCTTCCGCCGGGACACGCTTGA